The proteins below are encoded in one region of Pseudomonas entomophila L48:
- a CDS encoding DEAD/DEAH box helicase: MFSQFALHERLLKAVAELKFVEPTPVQAAAIPLALQGRDLRVTAQTGSGKTAAFVLPLLNRLVDLSGPRVEIRALILLPTRELAQQTLKQVQLFSQFTYIKSGLVTGGEDFKEQAAMLRKVPDVLIGTPGRLLEQLNAGNLDLSHVKVLILDEADRMLDMGFAEDMERLCKECENREQTLLFSATTGGAALRDIIGKVLKDPEHLMLNSVSQLAEGTRQQIITADHDQHKEQIVQWLLANETYQKAIIFTNTRALADRIYGHLVAKEVKAFVLHGEKDQKDRKLAIDRFKDGGSKVLVATDVAARGLDIDGLDLVINFDMPRSGDEYVHRIGRTGRAGGEGLAISLITHNDWNLMSSIERYLKQQFERRVIKEVKGTYSGPKKVKASGKAAGSKKKKVEKKTGTDKKAAAKRKPAAKPKAKAPLASADGLAPLKKRKPAAE, encoded by the coding sequence GTGTTTTCCCAATTCGCCCTGCACGAACGCCTGCTCAAAGCCGTGGCCGAGCTGAAATTTGTCGAGCCGACGCCGGTGCAGGCAGCGGCCATTCCCCTGGCGTTGCAAGGGCGTGACCTGCGGGTGACGGCGCAGACCGGCAGCGGCAAGACGGCGGCCTTTGTCCTGCCCCTGCTCAATCGCCTGGTCGACCTGAGCGGCCCACGCGTGGAAATCCGCGCGCTGATCCTGCTGCCCACCCGCGAGCTGGCCCAGCAGACCCTCAAGCAGGTGCAACTGTTCTCCCAGTTCACCTACATCAAGTCCGGGCTGGTGACGGGTGGTGAAGACTTCAAGGAACAGGCCGCGATGCTGCGCAAGGTACCGGACGTGCTGATCGGCACCCCGGGCCGCCTGCTCGAACAGCTCAATGCCGGCAACCTCGACCTTTCCCACGTGAAGGTGCTGATCCTCGACGAGGCCGACCGCATGCTCGACATGGGCTTCGCCGAAGACATGGAGCGCCTGTGCAAGGAGTGCGAGAACCGCGAACAGACCCTGCTGTTCTCCGCCACCACTGGCGGCGCGGCTCTGCGCGACATCATCGGCAAGGTGCTGAAGGACCCTGAGCACCTGATGCTCAACAGCGTCTCGCAGCTTGCCGAAGGCACCCGCCAGCAGATCATCACTGCCGACCACGACCAGCACAAAGAGCAGATCGTGCAGTGGCTGCTGGCCAACGAGACCTACCAGAAAGCGATCATCTTCACCAACACCCGGGCGTTGGCCGATCGCATCTACGGCCACCTGGTGGCCAAAGAAGTCAAAGCCTTCGTCCTGCATGGCGAGAAGGACCAGAAAGACCGCAAACTGGCCATCGATCGTTTCAAGGATGGCGGCTCCAAGGTGCTGGTAGCCACCGACGTCGCCGCCCGTGGCCTGGATATCGATGGCCTGGACCTGGTGATCAACTTCGACATGCCGCGCAGCGGTGACGAGTACGTGCACCGCATCGGCCGTACCGGCCGCGCCGGTGGCGAAGGCCTGGCGATCTCGCTGATCACCCACAACGACTGGAACTTGATGTCGAGCATCGAGCGCTACCTCAAGCAGCAGTTCGAGCGCCGCGTCATCAAAGAGGTCAAGGGCACCTACAGCGGGCCGAAAAAGGTCAAGGCGTCGGGCAAGGCAGCCGGCAGCAAGAAGAAAAAGGTCGAGAAGAAGACTGGCACCGACAAGAAAGCCGCCGCCAAGCGCAAGCCGGCTGCCAAGCCGAAGGCCAAGGCCCCGTTGGCCAGCGCCGACGGCCTGGCGCCGCTGAAAAAGCGCAAGCCTGCGGCCGAGTAA
- a CDS encoding MFS transporter yields MRQDISLEKLDEPDGTDQATRRKALAAGSLAHGVHDGLTDVIYVLLPIWQAAFGLSYAQVGLLRGAYAGMMAGFQLLASRGARRWGRQALLVRGTALAGFAYLLAAQATDITLLLLALMIGGLGASTQHPLASALVSDAYDGSGRVKQALAQYNFAGDIGKAIIPGLTGLALVYISWQTNATLLGMLGIAAAFALWLLMPRTQAHDKAGKKAGSADKTGSTSGLMALIATGTLDSGVRMGFLTFLPFLLQSKGANTEHIGLALSLLFIGGAFGKLFCGYLGARLGPVRTVICTELLTAVLILLALVLPYGALMLVMPLIGVALNGTSSVLGGLVPDFAPRDRRDRVFAWFYTGTVGGGALAPVLIGAISDQAGVNEGLVVLACVLLLTLPLCLVTYNGMKGLTRR; encoded by the coding sequence ATGCGTCAGGACATCTCCCTGGAAAAACTCGACGAACCGGATGGCACCGACCAGGCCACCCGCCGCAAGGCCCTGGCCGCGGGCAGCCTCGCCCATGGCGTGCACGACGGCCTGACCGATGTGATCTATGTACTGCTGCCGATCTGGCAGGCGGCCTTCGGCCTAAGCTATGCCCAGGTCGGCCTGCTGCGCGGCGCCTATGCCGGGATGATGGCCGGCTTCCAGTTGCTGGCCAGCCGGGGTGCGCGCCGCTGGGGCCGGCAGGCCCTGCTGGTCAGGGGCACTGCCCTGGCCGGCTTCGCCTACCTGCTGGCCGCGCAGGCCACCGACATCACCCTGTTGCTGCTGGCCTTGATGATCGGCGGCCTGGGGGCCAGCACCCAGCACCCCCTGGCCTCGGCTCTGGTCTCGGATGCCTATGATGGCAGTGGCCGGGTCAAGCAGGCCCTGGCCCAGTACAACTTCGCCGGCGATATCGGCAAGGCCATCATCCCAGGGCTCACCGGTTTGGCGCTGGTGTACATCTCCTGGCAGACCAACGCCACCCTGCTCGGTATGCTCGGCATTGCCGCCGCCTTCGCATTGTGGCTGCTGATGCCTCGGACCCAGGCCCACGACAAGGCCGGCAAGAAAGCCGGCAGCGCCGACAAGACCGGCAGCACTTCGGGCCTGATGGCGCTGATCGCCACCGGCACCCTCGACAGCGGCGTGCGCATGGGCTTCCTGACCTTCCTGCCGTTCCTGCTGCAGAGCAAAGGCGCCAACACCGAGCACATCGGCCTGGCGCTGTCGCTGCTGTTCATCGGCGGCGCCTTCGGCAAGCTGTTCTGCGGCTACCTCGGCGCACGCCTGGGGCCGGTGCGCACGGTGATCTGCACCGAACTGCTCACCGCCGTGCTGATCCTGCTGGCGCTGGTGCTGCCCTACGGCGCGCTGATGCTGGTGATGCCGCTGATCGGCGTGGCCTTGAACGGTACTTCGTCGGTACTCGGCGGCCTGGTGCCGGACTTCGCCCCACGGGACCGTCGCGACCGGGTGTTCGCCTGGTTCTACACCGGCACCGTCGGCGGCGGCGCGCTGGCCCCGGTGCTGATCGGCGCGATCTCCGACCAGGCCGGGGTGAACGAGGGGCTGGTGGTGCTGGCCTGCGTGCTGCTGCTGACCCTGCCCCTGTGCCTGGTCACTTACAACGGCATGAAGGGCTTGACCCGACGCTGA
- the aepX gene encoding phosphoenolpyruvate mutase, which yields MNIVNPDSRIDLRQLFHDKPCLRVLEAHSPISAMLAQSVRLEVRGASLGYDAIWSSSLTDSTQRCLPDIEILSPSDRLERLNEILGVCDLPLIYDADTGGKVEHFAIHVQWLARAGVSAIVIEDKCGLKKNSLLGLSVHQEQETVEHFCEKIRAGTQHRHGDRMMIFARCESLILEKGLEDALARCSAYTEAGADGIMIHSRKRSGEEILEFARRFKHRHPATPLICVPTSYPQLTFSCLADAGFNAVIYANHMLRGAYSAMRQVATSILENDRAYEIEPACMPIDEILSLVPGTR from the coding sequence ATGAACATCGTGAATCCCGATTCGCGCATCGACCTGCGCCAACTGTTCCATGACAAACCCTGCCTGCGCGTGCTGGAAGCGCACAGCCCGATATCGGCCATGCTGGCCCAGAGCGTGCGCCTGGAGGTCCGCGGCGCCAGCCTGGGCTATGACGCCATCTGGTCCAGTTCGCTGACCGATTCCACCCAGCGCTGCCTGCCGGACATCGAGATCCTTTCGCCCAGCGACCGCCTCGAACGGCTCAACGAGATCCTCGGGGTGTGCGACCTGCCGCTGATCTACGACGCCGACACCGGCGGCAAGGTCGAGCACTTCGCCATCCATGTGCAATGGCTGGCACGCGCCGGTGTCTCGGCAATCGTCATCGAAGACAAGTGCGGTTTGAAGAAGAACTCCCTGCTGGGCCTCTCGGTGCACCAGGAGCAGGAGACCGTGGAGCACTTCTGCGAAAAGATCAGGGCCGGCACGCAACACCGGCATGGCGACCGGATGATGATCTTCGCCCGCTGCGAGAGCCTGATCCTGGAAAAGGGCCTGGAGGATGCCCTGGCCCGCTGCAGCGCCTACACCGAGGCCGGTGCCGACGGCATCATGATCCACAGCCGCAAGCGCAGTGGCGAGGAAATCCTCGAGTTCGCCCGGCGCTTCAAGCACCGCCACCCCGCCACGCCACTGATCTGCGTGCCCACCAGCTACCCGCAACTGACGTTCTCGTGCCTGGCCGATGCCGGCTTCAACGCCGTGATCTATGCCAACCACATGCTGCGCGGCGCCTATTCGGCCATGCGCCAGGTCGCCACCAGCATCCTGGAGAACGACCGCGCCTACGAGATCGAGCCGGCCTGCATGCCGATCGACGAAATCCTCAGCCTGGTGCCGGGTACCCGCTGA
- a CDS encoding mechanosensitive ion channel family protein produces MDIQRIWHDTLDLWGTLDQHPLLHAALGLGVLLLVSLLVGRLARFLVLHASRLLARQPALRWLDDLRQNKVFHRLAQTTPSLVIQFGLKLVPELSDTAQHFLGNFALAFTLLFMTMALSCLLDALLDIYARTEHARTRSIKGYVQLAKMMLWIFAAIVIVATLIDRSPLLLLSGLGAMSAVLLLVYKDTLLSFVASVQLTSNDMLHVGDWIEMPQVGADGDVVDITLHTVKVQNFDKTIVSIPTWRLMSESFRNYRGMQQSGGRRIKRSLFIDAAGVRFLTPEEEQRLGQVRLLGDYLAQKRQELHSWNEALGPVAELAANRRKLTNIGTFRAFALAYLKNHPNVHAGMTCMVRQMQTTAEGVPLEIYCFTTTTAWAEYERIQGDIFDYLLAVLPEFGLSLYQQPSGNDMRVGLAGRSQREQEPRAFSNA; encoded by the coding sequence ATGGACATCCAACGCATCTGGCACGACACCCTCGACCTCTGGGGGACCCTCGACCAACATCCACTGCTGCATGCCGCGCTCGGGCTGGGCGTGCTGCTGCTCGTCTCGCTGCTGGTTGGCCGCCTGGCCCGCTTCCTGGTCCTGCATGCCAGCCGCCTGCTGGCCCGCCAGCCCGCGCTGCGGTGGCTCGACGACCTGCGCCAGAACAAGGTGTTCCACCGCCTGGCCCAGACCACCCCCTCGCTGGTGATCCAGTTCGGCCTGAAGCTGGTGCCGGAGCTCTCCGACACCGCCCAGCACTTCCTCGGCAACTTCGCCCTGGCCTTCACCCTGCTGTTCATGACCATGGCCCTGTCGTGCCTGCTCGATGCCCTGCTGGACATCTATGCCCGCACCGAGCATGCCCGCACCCGCTCGATCAAGGGCTACGTGCAACTGGCCAAGATGATGCTGTGGATCTTCGCCGCCATCGTGATCGTCGCCACGCTCATCGACCGCTCGCCGCTGTTGCTGCTGTCGGGCCTGGGCGCCATGTCGGCGGTACTGCTGCTGGTGTACAAAGACACATTGCTGTCGTTCGTCGCCAGCGTGCAGCTCACCAGCAACGACATGCTGCACGTGGGCGACTGGATCGAGATGCCCCAGGTCGGCGCCGACGGCGATGTGGTGGATATCACCCTGCACACGGTCAAGGTGCAGAACTTCGACAAGACCATCGTCTCCATCCCCACCTGGCGCCTGATGAGCGAGTCGTTCCGCAACTACCGGGGGATGCAGCAGTCGGGCGGTCGACGCATCAAGCGCAGCCTGTTCATCGATGCCGCCGGGGTGCGCTTCCTCACGCCGGAAGAAGAGCAGCGCCTGGGCCAGGTGCGCCTGCTCGGCGACTACCTGGCGCAAAAGCGCCAGGAGCTGCACAGCTGGAACGAGGCCCTTGGCCCGGTGGCGGAGCTGGCCGCCAACCGGCGCAAGCTGACCAACATCGGCACCTTCCGCGCCTTCGCCCTGGCCTACCTGAAAAACCACCCCAATGTGCACGCCGGCATGACCTGCATGGTCCGGCAGATGCAGACCACCGCCGAAGGCGTGCCGCTGGAGATCTACTGCTTCACCACCACCACGGCCTGGGCCGAGTACGAGCGTATCCAGGGCGATATCTTCGACTACCTGCTGGCGGTGCTGCCGGAATTTGGGCTGAGCCTGTATCAGCAACCGAGTGGCAACGACATGCGCGTCGGTTTGGCTGGCCGGTCTCAACGTGAGCAGGAACCTCGCGCCTTCAGCAACGCCTGA
- a CDS encoding carboxylate/amino acid/amine transporter — protein sequence MGYLIIVALIQAYSFNLIGEYLAGHVDSYFAVLARVVLAALVFLPLTRWRQVEPRFLRSMLLIGALQYGITYVCLYLSFRVLTVPEVLLFTILTPLHVTLIEDALNRRFNPWALLAALVAVAGAAVIRFDTISGEFFMGFLLLQLANFTYAAGQVLYRHLVARHPSDLPHYRRFGYFYLGALIVVLPAFLLFGNAQHLPSTNTQWLVLLFLGLCPTALGLYWWNKGACLVSGGTLAVMNNLHVPVGLLLNLLIWNQDEPLGRLAIGGSIILASVWLSRLGGQRALQPGATSSR from the coding sequence ATGGGCTACCTGATAATCGTCGCGCTGATCCAGGCGTACTCCTTCAACCTGATCGGCGAGTACCTGGCCGGCCATGTCGACAGCTACTTCGCCGTGCTCGCCCGGGTGGTGCTGGCTGCTCTGGTATTCCTGCCGCTGACCCGCTGGCGCCAGGTCGAGCCGCGCTTCCTGCGTTCGATGCTGCTGATCGGCGCGCTGCAGTACGGCATCACCTACGTCTGCCTGTACCTGAGCTTCCGTGTGCTCACCGTGCCCGAGGTGCTGCTGTTCACCATCCTCACCCCCTTGCACGTCACGCTGATCGAGGACGCCCTGAACCGGCGTTTCAACCCCTGGGCATTGCTGGCCGCGCTGGTGGCGGTGGCCGGTGCGGCGGTGATTCGCTTCGACACCATCTCCGGCGAGTTCTTCATGGGCTTCCTGCTGCTGCAACTGGCCAACTTCACCTACGCCGCCGGGCAGGTGCTGTACCGTCACCTGGTCGCCCGCCACCCCAGCGACCTGCCGCATTACCGTCGCTTCGGCTACTTCTACCTCGGCGCGCTGATCGTGGTGCTGCCAGCCTTCCTGCTGTTCGGCAACGCCCAGCACCTGCCGAGCACCAACACCCAATGGCTGGTGCTGCTGTTCCTTGGCCTGTGCCCGACCGCGCTGGGGTTGTACTGGTGGAACAAGGGTGCCTGCCTGGTGTCCGGCGGCACTTTGGCGGTGATGAACAACCTGCATGTGCCGGTGGGGCTGTTGCTGAACCTGCTGATCTGGAACCAGGACGAACCGTTGGGGCGCCTGGCCATCGGTGGTTCCATCATCCTGGCGTCGGTGTGGCTTAGCCGCCTGGGTGGCCAGCGTGCGCTACAGCCCGGCGCGACCTCGTCGCGCTGA
- a CDS encoding BrnT family toxin gives MAFDWDEEKNLLNIRKHGIDFNDVPEMFRHPMLALRDERFDYAEARWISMGWINAWVSVVAYTERQGDVIRIISARRATRREVTRYVETIRKH, from the coding sequence ATGGCGTTTGACTGGGACGAGGAGAAGAACCTGCTCAACATCCGCAAGCACGGTATCGACTTCAACGATGTGCCCGAGATGTTCCGGCACCCGATGCTGGCGCTGCGCGATGAACGGTTCGACTACGCAGAGGCGCGCTGGATCAGCATGGGCTGGATCAACGCGTGGGTCAGCGTGGTCGCCTACACCGAAAGGCAAGGGGATGTGATCCGCATCATCTCTGCCCGAAGAGCCACCCGACGCGAGGTAACGCGCTATGTCGAAACCATCCGCAAGCATTGA
- a CDS encoding BrnA antitoxin family protein, with protein sequence MSKPSASIDHTPIDTSDIPELDDDFFRRAELRVPAKQTVTMRLDADVLAWFKEQGAGYQTRINQLLRQYMLAQQRR encoded by the coding sequence ATGTCGAAACCATCCGCAAGCATTGACCACACACCTATCGACACCTCGGACATTCCCGAGCTCGATGATGACTTCTTCCGCCGCGCCGAGCTGCGGGTTCCCGCCAAACAGACCGTGACGATGCGCCTGGATGCCGATGTGCTGGCCTGGTTCAAGGAGCAGGGCGCGGGCTACCAGACCCGCATCAACCAGCTGCTGCGCCAGTACATGCTGGCGCAACAGCGGCGCTGA
- a CDS encoding ShlB/FhaC/HecB family hemolysin secretion/activation protein: MLSVNPAWAASPGDQDLIRDRQDRLLQEQQRRLDELRTLPGNAAEPSEAQPAADTRCFTIRTIELKGADSLSAAERDALLKPFIGQCLGVTQLNALLKAITDHYLDRGLVTSRAYLPQQDLSAGHLQVLVVEGRLEGLRPDAGSGLSDHELAMTFPGGTGERLNLREIEQMVDQLNRLPSNKAQMELTPGKAVGGSEVLVRNTPQKPWRASLSRNNEGQRSTGEQMLNLGLEWDSPLGLADQLVLRGGHDVVSDHTLGSKNGVLYYNLPWGWWNFTYSYSESEYRSLAQANLFAFKQTGDSQNHQLRAERVVHRDATSKTSLNAGIAHLRTNNYIEDSRLAASSNRLSEAQFGINHGRRLGNAFVNLDLGTQEGIGAFDAQDNGHPRPGQPVARYRKYSATLSYVQGFEVLGERLSFSSLATGQRSEDVLFSPQRISLGGLSSVRGLKDQSLSGDSGGYWRSDLRWTRPVNWPVLQPMLAEYGLGLGYDLGVISNDRYNGEYHGRASSHSLELFARGQHLAASVTFAHSLERPDALPEKERPVYFRLDLFI, from the coding sequence ATGCTGAGCGTGAATCCGGCTTGGGCGGCGTCTCCCGGCGACCAGGACCTGATTCGCGACCGCCAGGACCGGCTACTGCAGGAGCAGCAACGGCGCCTCGACGAGCTGCGCACCTTGCCCGGCAATGCCGCCGAACCCAGCGAAGCGCAACCGGCGGCCGACACCCGCTGCTTCACCATCCGCACCATCGAACTCAAGGGCGCCGACAGCCTGTCCGCTGCGGAGCGCGACGCCTTGCTCAAGCCATTCATTGGCCAGTGCCTGGGCGTCACCCAACTCAACGCCTTGCTCAAGGCCATCACCGACCACTACCTCGACCGCGGCCTGGTCACCAGCCGCGCCTACCTGCCGCAGCAGGACCTGTCCGCCGGCCATCTGCAGGTGCTGGTGGTGGAAGGGCGCCTGGAAGGGCTGCGTCCCGATGCCGGCAGTGGCCTGAGCGATCATGAACTGGCCATGACGTTCCCCGGCGGCACCGGCGAGCGCTTGAACCTGCGCGAGATCGAGCAGATGGTCGACCAGCTCAACCGTCTGCCGTCGAACAAGGCGCAAATGGAGCTGACCCCGGGCAAGGCTGTCGGCGGCAGCGAGGTGCTGGTGCGCAATACCCCGCAGAAGCCGTGGCGCGCCTCGCTCTCGCGCAACAACGAAGGCCAGCGCAGCACCGGCGAGCAGATGCTCAACCTCGGCCTGGAATGGGACAGCCCATTGGGCCTGGCCGACCAGCTGGTGCTGCGCGGTGGACATGACGTGGTCAGCGACCACACTCTGGGCTCGAAGAATGGCGTGCTTTACTACAACCTGCCCTGGGGCTGGTGGAACTTCACCTACAGCTACAGCGAAAGCGAGTACCGCTCCCTGGCCCAGGCCAACCTCTTCGCCTTCAAACAGACCGGCGACAGCCAGAACCACCAGCTGCGCGCCGAGCGCGTGGTTCACCGCGACGCCACCAGCAAGACCTCGCTCAATGCCGGCATCGCCCACCTGCGCACCAACAACTACATCGAGGACAGCCGCCTGGCGGCCAGCAGCAATCGCCTGAGCGAAGCACAGTTCGGCATCAACCATGGCCGGCGCCTGGGCAATGCCTTCGTCAACCTCGACCTGGGCACGCAGGAAGGCATCGGCGCCTTCGACGCCCAGGACAACGGTCACCCGCGCCCGGGCCAGCCGGTGGCGCGCTACCGCAAGTACAGCGCCACGCTCAGCTATGTGCAGGGTTTCGAGGTGCTGGGCGAGCGCCTGAGTTTCAGCAGCCTGGCCACCGGCCAGCGCAGCGAGGACGTGCTGTTCAGCCCGCAACGCATCAGCCTCGGCGGGCTGTCGTCGGTGCGCGGGCTGAAGGACCAGTCGTTGTCCGGGGACAGCGGCGGCTACTGGCGCAGCGACCTGCGCTGGACCCGCCCGGTGAACTGGCCGGTGTTGCAGCCGATGCTGGCCGAGTACGGCCTGGGCCTGGGCTACGACCTGGGCGTGATCAGCAACGACCGCTACAACGGCGAGTACCACGGCCGCGCCAGCAGCCATTCGCTGGAGCTCTTCGCCCGTGGCCAGCACCTGGCCGCCAGCGTGACCTTCGCCCACAGCCTGGAACGCCCCGATGCGCTGCCTGAAAAGGAACGCCCGGTGTATTTCCGCCTCGACCTCTTCATTTGA
- a CDS encoding FMN-dependent NADH-azoreductase yields the protein MSRVLIIESSARQQDSVSRQLTRDFIQQWQAAHPADDITVRDLAVNPVPHLDADLLGGWMKPDEQRSAAERDALARSNALTDELLAADVLVMAAPMYNFTIPSTLKAWLDHVLRAGITFKYTPTGPQGLLNGKRAIVLTARGGIHAGASSDHQEPYLRQVMAFIGIHDVDFIHAEGLNMSGEFHEKGLNQAKAKLAAVA from the coding sequence ATGTCCCGCGTACTGATCATCGAAAGCAGCGCCCGCCAGCAGGATTCCGTTTCCCGTCAACTGACCCGCGATTTCATCCAGCAGTGGCAAGCGGCGCACCCGGCTGACGACATCACCGTGCGTGACCTGGCGGTGAACCCGGTGCCGCACCTGGACGCCGACCTGCTGGGCGGCTGGATGAAGCCTGATGAACAGCGCAGTGCCGCCGAACGGGACGCCCTGGCCCGCTCCAATGCCCTGACCGACGAGCTGCTGGCCGCCGACGTGCTGGTGATGGCAGCGCCGATGTACAACTTCACTATCCCCAGCACCCTGAAGGCCTGGCTGGACCATGTGCTGCGTGCCGGCATCACTTTCAAGTACACCCCGACTGGCCCGCAAGGCCTGCTGAACGGCAAGCGCGCCATTGTCCTGACCGCCCGTGGTGGCATCCATGCCGGCGCCAGCAGTGACCATCAGGAACCCTACCTGCGCCAGGTGATGGCTTTCATCGGTATCCATGACGTGGACTTCATCCACGCCGAAGGCCTGAACATGAGCGGCGAGTTCCACGAGAAGGGCCTGAACCAGGCCAAGGCCAAGCTGGCCGCGGTGGCCTGA
- a CDS encoding LysR family transcriptional regulator, with amino-acid sequence MNLDLTDLKLFIKIAESPSLTQGARRACLSPGAASMRIKSMEGELGEGLFHRQSKGLVLTAAGKRLLVHARKILGQLEVLKAEFERHEEQAVPCMRMYVDGFTAFESTQQRLVRYLAEHANIAIDLQARNPGEIVRGIREGAVDMGMVAGSAPVEGCASIAMPALNYVVVLPRRHPLASATALRLREVLKHPQVGLCSDAALGRLIEAQARDDGSEAQFRIKVSTGEALCRMIAEGVGIGVVSDAAVQRYLRCSALVVRPLEEAWARQEHMMLVRHFDSMPRHVTELLSYLSAA; translated from the coding sequence GTGAACCTTGACCTGACTGATCTGAAGCTGTTCATAAAGATTGCCGAGTCGCCCAGCCTGACCCAGGGCGCCCGGCGCGCCTGCCTGTCGCCCGGCGCGGCGAGCATGCGCATCAAGTCGATGGAGGGCGAGCTGGGCGAGGGGTTGTTCCATCGCCAGAGCAAGGGCCTGGTGCTGACGGCGGCGGGCAAGCGCCTGCTGGTCCACGCCCGCAAGATCCTTGGCCAACTGGAAGTGCTCAAGGCCGAGTTCGAGCGGCATGAAGAGCAGGCCGTGCCCTGCATGCGCATGTACGTCGACGGCTTCACCGCCTTCGAGTCCACCCAGCAGCGTTTGGTGCGCTACCTGGCGGAGCACGCGAACATCGCCATCGACCTGCAGGCGCGCAACCCGGGGGAAATCGTCCGCGGCATTCGCGAAGGCGCCGTCGACATGGGGATGGTCGCGGGTAGCGCGCCGGTGGAAGGCTGCGCCTCGATTGCCATGCCCGCGCTCAACTACGTGGTCGTGCTGCCCCGGCGGCACCCGTTGGCCAGTGCCACGGCACTGCGTTTGCGGGAGGTGCTGAAGCACCCGCAGGTGGGGCTGTGCAGCGATGCCGCCCTGGGGCGACTCATCGAAGCGCAGGCGCGGGACGATGGCAGCGAGGCGCAGTTCAGGATCAAGGTATCCACGGGCGAAGCGCTCTGCCGGATGATCGCCGAGGGCGTGGGGATCGGCGTGGTGTCGGACGCGGCGGTGCAACGCTACCTGCGCTGCAGTGCGCTGGTGGTCCGGCCCCTGGAGGAAGCCTGGGCGCGGCAGGAGCACATGATGCTGGTCAGGCACTTCGACAGCATGCCTCGCCATGTCACCGAGCTGCTCTCCTACCTGAGCGCCGCCTGA
- a CDS encoding pyridoxal phosphate-dependent aminotransferase, which produces MTYELSERAGRIGAPGTSSMRSKANALRDAGIKVINFAAGELATDAAPDMRSGAIAAVHEQWNRYTPPLGNPRLRQALANSVSQRLGVSYGADEIAVSSGAKQALFNSAMVLLNPGDEVLIPRPYWETFPTQVELAGARPVFIDTRADQYSLRSAAVKAALSPRSKAIIINTPNNPTGVVYSPQDLLAIGELALERKLWIIFDECYRGLLRGSQQHHNIVSLLPELKDSAIIIDSFSKSQAVTGWRLGYACAPKAVVTAMHNLQAHTTSNPSSLAQYAALTALDGEASLRFAADINAQLDRQLATATALLGQLEGVRFAPPQGAFYLYLDIGDLLGKRYQGQPLRDASHLCELLLTEARIALVPGCSNGDPRAVRLSYSVSEDDLVEGLGRFATFITSLA; this is translated from the coding sequence ATGACCTACGAACTCTCGGAGCGCGCCGGCCGCATCGGCGCGCCCGGCACCTCGAGCATGCGCAGCAAAGCCAATGCCTTGCGTGACGCCGGCATCAAGGTGATCAACTTCGCGGCCGGCGAGCTGGCCACGGACGCGGCGCCGGACATGCGCAGCGGCGCCATCGCCGCAGTGCACGAGCAGTGGAACCGCTATACCCCACCGCTGGGCAACCCGCGGCTGCGCCAGGCGTTGGCCAACAGTGTCAGCCAGCGCCTGGGCGTCAGCTATGGCGCCGATGAGATCGCCGTATCCAGCGGTGCCAAGCAGGCCCTGTTCAACAGCGCGATGGTACTGCTGAATCCTGGCGACGAAGTGCTCATCCCGCGCCCTTACTGGGAGACCTTCCCCACCCAGGTCGAACTGGCAGGCGCCAGGCCGGTGTTCATCGACACCCGGGCCGACCAGTACTCGTTGCGCAGTGCGGCGGTGAAGGCCGCCCTGTCGCCGCGCAGCAAAGCGATCATCATCAACACCCCGAACAACCCCACCGGGGTGGTCTACTCACCCCAGGACCTGCTCGCCATCGGTGAACTGGCCCTGGAACGCAAGCTGTGGATCATCTTCGACGAGTGCTATCGCGGCTTGCTGCGCGGCAGCCAGCAACACCACAACATCGTCAGCCTGCTGCCCGAGCTCAAGGACTCGGCCATCATCATCGACTCGTTCTCCAAGAGCCAGGCCGTGACCGGCTGGCGGCTGGGCTATGCCTGCGCCCCCAAAGCGGTGGTCACGGCCATGCACAACCTGCAGGCGCACACCACCTCCAACCCCAGCAGCCTGGCGCAATACGCCGCGTTGACCGCCCTCGATGGCGAGGCTTCCCTACGCTTTGCCGCCGACATCAACGCCCAGCTCGACCGCCAGTTGGCCACGGCTACCGCCCTGCTCGGCCAGCTTGAGGGAGTCCGCTTCGCGCCGCCCCAGGGCGCTTTCTACCTGTACCTGGATATCGGCGACCTGCTGGGCAAGCGCTACCAGGGCCAGCCCCTGCGTGACGCCAGCCACCTGTGCGAGCTGCTGCTGACCGAAGCGCGCATCGCCCTGGTGCCCGGCTGCAGCAATGGCGACCCGCGCGCCGTGCGGCTCTCCTACTCCGTGAGCGAGGACGACCTGGTCGAGGGCCTGGGCCGCTTCGCCACCTTCATCACATCGCTTGCCTGA